The proteins below are encoded in one region of Neoasaia chiangmaiensis:
- a CDS encoding sugar phosphate isomerase/epimerase family protein has protein sequence MSDRTTSFNRTNWPIAAAMIQYPNILPDGSSVQDQAPEGWAATLADVTDAGFTELDPTDSWVRLADLSASRLETFMGLVRDAGLTVPAISTARRSVIDPERGDEFLAYNHRVIDTAARVGAKEVSFGLFYPLTEAQKRALWFWTAQGQVSPDDPSVWRLAVERIRELGRHAREVGIGISLEMYEDTYLGSAESSVRFVEDVDLPNVGINADLGNLVRLHRPMEHWSSMMRKVAPYARYWHVKNYFRTEDETSGLVVTAPAPLEFGVISYRAAIRMALEHGFNSAFLVEHYGGDGLSVSATNREYLRRILPK, from the coding sequence ATGTCCGACCGCACGACATCTTTCAATCGCACCAACTGGCCCATAGCAGCGGCGATGATCCAGTATCCGAATATCCTGCCCGATGGATCGTCCGTGCAGGATCAGGCGCCCGAAGGGTGGGCGGCGACGCTGGCCGATGTGACCGATGCCGGATTTACCGAACTCGACCCGACGGATTCGTGGGTACGCCTGGCCGATCTGTCCGCATCGCGGCTGGAGACGTTCATGGGGCTGGTTCGGGACGCCGGGCTGACGGTTCCGGCGATCTCCACGGCACGCCGGTCCGTCATCGATCCGGAACGTGGCGACGAGTTTCTGGCCTATAATCACCGGGTGATCGATACGGCGGCGCGCGTAGGGGCGAAGGAGGTTTCGTTTGGACTGTTCTATCCGCTGACCGAAGCGCAGAAACGTGCCTTGTGGTTCTGGACGGCGCAGGGGCAGGTGAGCCCGGACGACCCTTCGGTATGGCGTCTGGCGGTCGAGCGTATTCGCGAACTGGGGCGGCATGCGCGGGAGGTGGGAATCGGCATTTCGCTTGAGATGTACGAGGATACCTATCTCGGCTCTGCCGAGAGTTCCGTGCGGTTCGTCGAGGATGTGGATTTGCCGAATGTCGGCATCAACGCCGATCTGGGTAATCTCGTGCGGCTGCATCGTCCGATGGAACATTGGTCGTCGATGATGCGAAAAGTGGCGCCTTATGCACGCTACTGGCACGTCAAGAATTACTTCCGCACCGAGGACGAGACGAGCGGTCTGGTCGTGACGGCCCCCGCGCCGCTGGAGTTCGGGGTTATCAGCTATCGTGCGGCCATCCGCATGGCGCTGGAGCATGGCTTCAACAGTGCGTTTCTCGTCGAGCACTACGGTGGCGACGGTTTGAGCGTCAGTGCCACCAATCGCGAATATCTGCGTCGTATCCTGCCGAAATAA
- a CDS encoding TonB-dependent receptor — protein MKKTKFLLLATCVGSLFLHDAITRSVAAQPKRVAAKGAKQGVQSKKDSADTMTSGRSTRSAQAESIVVLGAGAARETQSLSHLALQEVAPGTSPLKTLSRLPGVMFTSSDPLGSYEWSQQIIIRGFDQSRLGFTMDGIPLGNLAYGNDNGLSIGRALQTENNGTATLVQGAGAVGVAASNDLGGALEFTSIDPSEKFGVDVAGTVGSYGTWRTFARVNSGTMKGGGRLYVSYDYQDANKWKGDGIQQQQQANAKFVQPLGDKVKLTLFGDYSQRAENDYQDLSKQLIATKGYNVDNITDNYGLAKQIATAYQNGTPFPAGIANQDQSYYNSAGLRQDVLGYSKLDFHITDRLKGFATVYGHTNTGEGIYATPYTPTPAALGGSPISVRTTEYDIHREGFIGSLSYDIGHHTIEGGFWFEDNNFEQARRFYPLSIDKYTGSSVHWFRGNAFETQWQSAFNTKTYQFHIQDTWQITPALKFNYGFKSLVVDNHGRQLEGNIQGVPTANPYASGAIVSANGFLPQLAANYRINSHNEIFGDFARNMAAFDNSTTGATSPFAMTSAAYAAAKNTLHPEMSYSEEVGYRFHNRHIQASVTGYYIEFEDRLASITPVSSGTNVQGYPSILTNVGGVTARGIDTAFNYRFAGDWSIYASYAYNDSVYNDNLTTGGVPYGTKGKSVVAMPHNLANVELAYDDGTIWGNVGMQYQGRRTYTYTNDQWVKPNDIFNLNLGYRFHAHNWVLNGLDAQINVTNLFDKRYVATVGSTGFAVSDPTGSLQTLQAGAPRMVFFTLRKHFF, from the coding sequence ATGAAAAAAACCAAGTTTCTTCTTCTTGCAACCTGCGTCGGTTCCCTGTTTCTCCATGACGCCATAACACGAAGCGTTGCAGCGCAGCCCAAGCGGGTTGCCGCAAAGGGGGCCAAACAGGGCGTTCAGAGCAAGAAGGATTCTGCGGACACCATGACGTCGGGCCGCAGCACGCGTAGTGCGCAGGCTGAGTCAATCGTCGTCCTGGGAGCAGGTGCTGCGCGTGAAACGCAATCGCTGTCGCATCTCGCGCTTCAGGAAGTGGCACCGGGGACCAGCCCGCTCAAGACCCTGTCCAGATTGCCCGGCGTGATGTTCACGTCTTCCGATCCGCTGGGATCGTATGAATGGTCGCAACAGATCATTATCCGCGGCTTCGACCAGAGCCGTCTTGGGTTCACCATGGACGGCATTCCGCTCGGTAATCTGGCCTATGGCAACGACAACGGCCTGTCGATCGGGCGTGCGTTGCAGACCGAGAACAACGGTACGGCGACCCTGGTGCAGGGCGCGGGTGCCGTCGGCGTTGCCGCCTCCAACGATCTGGGTGGCGCGCTGGAATTCACGTCCATCGATCCAAGCGAGAAATTTGGTGTCGATGTTGCCGGAACCGTCGGGTCTTATGGCACCTGGCGCACGTTCGCGCGGGTGAATTCCGGCACGATGAAGGGGGGCGGTCGCCTCTACGTGTCTTACGATTATCAGGATGCCAATAAATGGAAGGGCGATGGCATCCAGCAGCAGCAGCAGGCGAACGCCAAGTTTGTGCAGCCCCTGGGCGACAAGGTGAAACTGACGCTCTTCGGCGATTACAGCCAGCGCGCGGAAAACGATTATCAGGATCTTTCGAAGCAGCTGATCGCCACCAAAGGCTACAACGTCGATAACATCACGGATAATTACGGGTTAGCCAAGCAGATCGCGACGGCCTATCAGAACGGCACACCCTTCCCGGCAGGCATCGCCAATCAGGACCAGTCCTATTACAATTCCGCAGGATTGCGGCAGGACGTGCTCGGCTACAGCAAGCTCGATTTCCATATCACCGATCGCCTGAAAGGCTTCGCTACCGTTTACGGCCATACCAACACGGGTGAAGGCATTTATGCGACGCCCTACACGCCGACCCCGGCGGCACTGGGTGGCTCGCCAATCTCGGTACGCACAACGGAATACGATATCCATCGCGAGGGGTTCATCGGCAGCCTGTCCTATGATATCGGCCACCATACGATCGAAGGCGGATTCTGGTTCGAGGACAATAATTTCGAACAGGCCAGGCGTTTCTATCCGCTGAGCATCGATAAATATACCGGCAGCTCGGTTCACTGGTTCAGGGGCAATGCTTTTGAGACCCAGTGGCAGAGCGCGTTCAATACCAAGACATATCAGTTCCATATTCAGGATACGTGGCAGATCACGCCTGCGCTGAAGTTTAATTACGGCTTCAAATCGCTGGTGGTGGACAATCACGGACGCCAGTTGGAAGGCAATATTCAGGGCGTGCCGACGGCGAACCCGTATGCGTCCGGCGCCATCGTTTCGGCGAACGGTTTTCTGCCGCAGTTGGCCGCCAATTATCGCATCAACAGCCATAACGAGATCTTCGGCGATTTCGCCCGTAACATGGCCGCGTTCGACAATTCCACCACGGGTGCGACAAGCCCGTTCGCGATGACGAGCGCCGCCTACGCCGCGGCGAAAAACACGCTGCATCCGGAAATGTCGTATAGCGAGGAGGTCGGCTACCGCTTCCATAACAGGCACATCCAGGCGTCCGTCACGGGCTATTATATCGAGTTCGAGGACCGTCTGGCGTCCATCACGCCGGTTTCCAGCGGCACCAACGTTCAGGGTTATCCGAGTATCCTGACCAATGTGGGTGGCGTGACCGCGCGTGGTATCGATACGGCTTTTAACTATCGTTTCGCCGGCGACTGGTCGATCTACGCCTCCTACGCATATAACGACTCCGTCTATAACGACAACCTGACGACGGGCGGCGTCCCCTACGGCACGAAGGGCAAGAGCGTGGTCGCCATGCCGCACAATCTGGCCAACGTCGAGCTTGCCTACGACGACGGCACGATCTGGGGCAATGTCGGCATGCAGTATCAGGGTCGGCGAACCTACACCTACACCAATGACCAGTGGGTCAAGCCGAACGATATCTTCAACCTCAATCTCGGCTACCGTTTTCACGCGCATAACTGGGTGCTCAACGGGCTGGATGCGCAGATCAACGTCACCAACCTCTTCGACAAGCGCTATGTCGCGACGGTGGGCAGCACCGGCTTCGCGGTCAGCGATCCCACCGGCAGCTTACAGACCCTGCAGGCAGGTGCCCCGCGCATGGTGTTCTTTACACTGCGCAAGCACTTCTTCTAA
- a CDS encoding phosphocholine-specific phospholipase C has translation MPVRPNRRQFLKAGAAGAIGAVLPENLRRALAIAPRRVTGTIQDVAHVVILMQENRSFDHYFGCLQGVRGYGDPRAERQADGHSVFAQPDGHGGFVMPFRFDTVHTSSACLASLDHSWKKSQTAWDAWNIWVPRKTAMTMGHFTRREIPYYYALADAFTICDAYHASIFGPTNPNRLFLFSGTSGLAVGNDGQQVVQNVDDGNWSADMAHDRADFTPFDWTTYPEKLQAAGVSWRVYQEYDNFGDNPLASFAPFRNVPHDSWAYRNARQVVPGSNAQNMQSSEGRYLLDAFEHDVANDTLPEVSWIVPSSALSEHPDAPPGYGEHLISRLMDVFVRHPDIWVRTVFILNYDENDGFFDHMPPPVPALDHTQGASTVSTAGEVYHGVPVGLGPRVPAIVVSPWTKGGWVNSQVFDHTSVLRFLEARFGVAAPNITPWRRAVSGDLTSVFDFAQTDRSWQADLPNTDDYLAETRRSCRLPKPVLPAQPQLPRQEKGQRPARALPYVLHASLEGAEALHLANSGRQGAVFRIIDAQGIRHVTLGADRQMDVAVTLPVVVHGPNGFFREFAREAAQLAVALRENPGDHAVELVLSSHGDDSGPLRVADAYGQSEQSLVLHPGETSVLVWPVAASDHWYDLAIYRPQDTRPIAHVAGHMETGFPSRTDPHMATSLT, from the coding sequence GTGCCCGTTCGTCCCAATCGTCGTCAGTTCCTGAAAGCCGGCGCTGCCGGAGCAATCGGTGCCGTATTGCCGGAAAACCTGCGCCGTGCGCTGGCCATTGCGCCGCGCCGGGTGACGGGCACGATACAGGATGTGGCGCATGTGGTGATCCTGATGCAGGAGAACCGCTCTTTCGATCACTATTTCGGTTGTCTTCAGGGAGTTCGCGGTTATGGCGATCCCCGTGCGGAGCGGCAGGCGGACGGCCATTCGGTTTTTGCGCAACCCGATGGGCATGGTGGCTTCGTCATGCCGTTTCGTTTCGATACGGTTCACACGTCGAGCGCGTGTCTGGCCAGCCTCGATCATAGCTGGAAAAAATCGCAGACGGCGTGGGACGCATGGAATATCTGGGTTCCGCGCAAGACCGCGATGACGATGGGACATTTCACGCGTCGGGAAATTCCCTATTACTATGCCCTGGCCGATGCCTTCACGATCTGCGACGCCTATCATGCGTCCATCTTCGGTCCGACCAATCCGAACCGCCTGTTTCTTTTTAGCGGGACGAGTGGCCTTGCGGTCGGGAATGACGGCCAGCAGGTCGTGCAGAATGTGGATGACGGCAACTGGTCCGCCGACATGGCGCATGATCGGGCCGATTTCACGCCTTTCGACTGGACGACCTACCCGGAGAAGCTTCAGGCGGCGGGCGTTTCCTGGCGCGTTTATCAGGAATACGACAATTTCGGCGATAATCCGCTGGCGTCCTTCGCGCCGTTCCGCAACGTCCCGCATGATTCCTGGGCCTATCGGAATGCGCGGCAGGTCGTTCCCGGATCGAACGCGCAGAATATGCAGAGTTCGGAAGGGCGCTATCTTCTCGATGCTTTCGAGCATGATGTCGCGAACGATACGCTGCCGGAAGTTTCATGGATCGTGCCGTCGTCGGCGTTGTCGGAGCATCCCGATGCGCCGCCCGGCTATGGGGAACACCTGATTTCGCGCCTGATGGATGTTTTCGTCCGGCACCCCGATATCTGGGTCAGGACGGTCTTCATTCTCAATTACGATGAGAACGACGGTTTTTTCGATCACATGCCGCCTCCGGTTCCGGCACTGGACCATACGCAAGGCGCAAGTACGGTCTCGACCGCGGGTGAGGTCTATCATGGCGTGCCCGTCGGGCTGGGGCCGCGTGTTCCGGCGATCGTCGTTTCGCCGTGGACCAAGGGCGGCTGGGTCAACTCGCAGGTGTTCGACCATACCTCTGTCCTGCGTTTCCTCGAAGCGCGGTTCGGCGTGGCGGCACCGAACATCACGCCATGGCGTCGCGCCGTTTCAGGCGATCTGACATCGGTTTTCGATTTTGCCCAGACCGACCGGTCCTGGCAGGCGGATTTGCCGAATACCGATGACTACCTTGCGGAGACGCGCCGCTCATGCCGGTTACCCAAACCGGTTCTGCCGGCTCAGCCGCAGTTGCCGCGTCAGGAAAAGGGACAGCGTCCGGCACGTGCGCTGCCCTATGTGCTGCATGCGTCGCTTGAGGGGGCCGAGGCGTTGCACCTCGCCAATTCGGGGCGGCAGGGTGCGGTGTTTCGCATCATCGACGCGCAGGGTATCCGCCATGTCACGCTTGGCGCCGATCGCCAGATGGACGTGGCAGTGACATTGCCGGTTGTCGTGCATGGTCCGAACGGGTTTTTCCGCGAGTTTGCCCGGGAGGCAGCACAGCTTGCCGTGGCGTTGCGGGAAAACCCCGGGGACCATGCTGTCGAACTTGTCCTGTCCAGCCATGGCGACGACTCTGGCCCGTTGCGTGTCGCGGATGCTTACGGTCAGTCGGAACAGTCGCTCGTCCTGCATCCGGGAGAGACATCGGTGCTTGTGTGGCCCGTTGCGGCGTCGGATCATTGGTACGATCTGGCGATTTATCGCCCTCAGGATACCCGGCCGATCGCGCATGTCGCCGGGCATATGGAAACCGGTTTCCCCAGCCGGACGGACCCGCATATGGCGACGTCCCTCACCTGA
- a CDS encoding tetratricopeptide repeat protein, translated as MIASAVSRLLRRTRAQTPNTPALPEEIDTIRLRAEQGHVLAQVQWGDILLNSVYLPRDPVRARQWFLIAAKAGYAPAHNMIGRCHHFGWGCPVDLTQAARRYEIAGQLGDPWGHYNFGILLMRGLGVTTDLRRALSLFRVAADAGHAKSMNLVARFTEEGWETARDPIAARDWYRRSAEGGDYRGQHNYATALLEQGDKEAALRWWRRAADNATSDILQAMDRRLASLGPEGDPVLLAQVRRRLEAEYQL; from the coding sequence ATGATCGCTTCCGCCGTGTCACGTCTCCTGCGCCGCACCCGCGCGCAAACGCCGAATACCCCCGCCTTGCCAGAGGAGATCGACACGATCCGTCTCCGCGCGGAGCAGGGCCATGTGCTGGCCCAGGTGCAGTGGGGCGATATCCTGCTCAACAGCGTCTATCTTCCACGTGATCCCGTTCGCGCGCGCCAATGGTTTCTGATCGCCGCGAAGGCGGGCTATGCACCGGCGCACAATATGATCGGGCGTTGCCATCACTTCGGTTGGGGCTGCCCGGTCGATCTCACGCAGGCTGCCCGGCGTTACGAAATCGCCGGCCAACTCGGCGACCCGTGGGGCCATTATAATTTTGGCATCCTGCTGATGCGCGGTCTGGGTGTCACAACCGACCTGCGCCGCGCCCTGTCGCTCTTTCGCGTGGCGGCGGATGCGGGCCATGCCAAATCCATGAATCTCGTCGCGCGCTTCACGGAAGAAGGCTGGGAGACGGCCAGGGACCCGATCGCCGCGCGCGACTGGTATCGCCGATCGGCGGAAGGCGGGGATTATCGCGGGCAACACAACTATGCCACGGCATTACTGGAACAGGGCGATAAGGAAGCCGCGCTGCGATGGTGGCGCCGTGCCGCAGACAACGCGACGTCGGACATCCTTCAGGCGATGGACAGACGCCTTGCATCGCTCGGCCCTGAAGGCGATCCGGTCCTGCTCGCGCAGGTCAGGCGACGGCTCGAAGCCGAATATCAATTATGA
- a CDS encoding TonB-dependent receptor — MNRFIRCCLTPLPVVTGLALSGASGLAADGKEKADQGHRHRHRHEGEDERYRRRDNAASPSLSDNDEHLTVIGHGFNTLNQPIGLSRMPQDVLHTPQNINVVPQALMKQQNVKSLDEALRDVPGVTSSIGEGAGGMNGDQFLIRGFQAQNDIYEDGLRDFGVYSRDAFNMETISVIKGPSSEVFGNGTTGGAINMVTKTPGLANRYAADFSGGSGGYYRGTLDVNQRLNATTAFRIEGMGNENNIVGRDFIYSHRWGIAPSIAFGLGERATLVLQYMHQQENSVPDFGVPVVKKPGTAYALPITQYGIPRTNWYGTNNDQNATNDNMETARFSYKLNRHITFYDDLRGGEFYRTFAASKATCDQTCVNNYFLGNPASALVARSGPVGAGKGVGPGTYMAPLPYQQTSWSVQNVGSMVADFDTGFLKHQVVAGFDLERVNDVRSQSTYTRAKPYASLVNPNPYVGNLNLIPGDLNPGGLVSLAGIGAKDHTNGYAFDTGLFLYDQIWFTPWLSIKGGFRWDRWQTSYNATGGDTATNPDVHFHNVSSVFNPNASLLITPDSHQTYYFTWATSTTPTGMYVTNGSVPIRPPGNTIADPEKARLYELGAKYSAFHDRLGFSASLFRLEKNNATNSDPVTGQIVSTGDTQRNQGLEVSVGGLITRGWNISATYALYDSDTTASLTKANVGKNVQYVPHNQATLWSVYDAFSGKPYNIAFGGGVTWRQHVWLDAANTARVPANLDFSAVISHRFNSHWKVAMNGYNLANRLNYQSLFSNRATPSAGRTFLGQLSYSY, encoded by the coding sequence ATGAATCGTTTCATTCGTTGCTGTCTTACGCCGCTCCCCGTTGTGACGGGACTGGCGCTTTCCGGGGCGTCCGGTCTTGCGGCGGATGGCAAGGAGAAAGCCGACCAGGGTCATCGGCATCGCCACCGGCACGAAGGGGAAGACGAGCGTTATCGGCGTCGCGATAACGCTGCGTCGCCGTCATTGTCGGATAATGACGAGCATCTGACGGTTATCGGGCACGGCTTCAATACGCTGAACCAGCCGATCGGGCTGTCACGCATGCCGCAGGATGTCCTGCACACGCCGCAGAACATCAACGTGGTGCCGCAGGCGTTGATGAAGCAGCAGAACGTCAAGTCTTTGGATGAAGCCCTGCGCGACGTGCCGGGCGTTACGTCCTCCATCGGCGAAGGTGCCGGCGGCATGAACGGCGACCAGTTCCTGATCCGTGGCTTTCAGGCACAGAATGACATCTATGAGGATGGCTTGCGTGATTTCGGCGTCTATAGCCGTGACGCATTCAACATGGAGACGATTTCGGTCATCAAGGGGCCATCGTCGGAGGTTTTTGGCAACGGGACGACCGGTGGCGCCATCAATATGGTGACCAAGACGCCGGGGCTTGCCAATCGCTATGCGGCAGACTTCAGCGGCGGTTCGGGCGGGTATTATCGCGGCACGCTCGACGTCAACCAGCGGCTGAATGCCACGACGGCCTTCCGCATTGAAGGCATGGGGAACGAGAACAATATCGTCGGTCGCGACTTCATCTATTCGCATCGCTGGGGCATTGCGCCCTCCATCGCTTTCGGGCTCGGCGAGCGCGCGACGCTGGTGTTGCAGTACATGCACCAGCAGGAAAATTCCGTACCGGATTTCGGCGTGCCAGTCGTGAAAAAGCCCGGCACGGCCTATGCCTTGCCGATCACGCAGTACGGCATTCCGCGCACGAACTGGTATGGAACGAACAACGACCAGAACGCGACGAACGACAATATGGAGACCGCGCGTTTCTCGTATAAACTGAACAGGCACATCACGTTCTATGATGATCTGCGCGGCGGTGAATTCTATCGAACCTTCGCAGCATCGAAGGCCACGTGCGACCAGACCTGCGTCAACAACTACTTCCTCGGCAATCCGGCATCGGCGCTCGTTGCACGGTCCGGCCCGGTCGGTGCCGGCAAGGGTGTGGGGCCGGGCACATATATGGCGCCTTTACCTTACCAGCAGACGAGCTGGTCGGTTCAGAATGTCGGCTCCATGGTGGCTGATTTCGATACGGGCTTCCTGAAGCATCAGGTCGTGGCGGGATTCGATCTGGAACGGGTCAACGACGTGCGTTCGCAGTCCACCTATACGCGTGCCAAGCCTTACGCCAGTCTCGTCAATCCCAATCCCTATGTCGGCAACCTGAACCTTATTCCCGGTGATCTGAATCCCGGCGGACTGGTCAGTCTCGCCGGAATCGGGGCGAAAGATCATACGAACGGCTATGCATTCGATACGGGACTGTTTCTTTATGACCAGATCTGGTTTACGCCCTGGCTGTCGATCAAGGGCGGCTTCCGCTGGGACCGGTGGCAGACAAGCTATAATGCCACGGGTGGGGATACGGCGACCAATCCGGACGTGCATTTTCATAATGTCAGCAGTGTCTTCAATCCGAATGCGAGCCTGCTTATCACACCCGACAGCCATCAGACCTATTATTTCACTTGGGCGACGTCCACGACGCCCACGGGCATGTATGTCACGAACGGTTCGGTGCCGATCCGGCCGCCGGGCAACACCATTGCGGATCCTGAAAAGGCACGTCTCTACGAACTGGGCGCCAAGTACAGCGCATTCCATGATCGGCTTGGCTTCTCGGCGTCGTTGTTCCGGCTGGAAAAGAACAATGCGACCAATTCCGATCCGGTCACCGGGCAGATCGTGAGCACGGGTGATACGCAGCGCAACCAGGGGCTGGAAGTCTCCGTCGGCGGTCTGATCACGCGGGGATGGAATATCAGCGCGACGTACGCCCTTTACGATAGCGACACGACGGCATCGTTGACCAAGGCCAATGTCGGAAAGAACGTTCAGTATGTTCCGCATAACCAGGCGACGTTGTGGTCGGTCTACGATGCATTTTCGGGCAAGCCGTATAACATCGCCTTCGGCGGCGGGGTGACGTGGCGGCAGCATGTCTGGCTGGATGCGGCCAACACGGCGCGTGTTCCGGCCAATCTGGATTTCAGCGCGGTGATCTCGCATCGTTTCAACAGCCATTGGAAAGTGGCGATGAACGGCTACAACCTGGCCAACCGCCTGAATTACCAGAGCCTGTTCTCCAATCGTGCAACGCCCTCGGCGGGCCGGACTTTTCTGGGGCAGTTGAGCTACAGCTACTGA
- a CDS encoding Fe2+-dependent dioxygenase: MLLHIPDVLTPEELALCRKTLSEADWSDGKATAGQQSAKAKQNLQVPLDHPAHRALGDLVLRALGRNVLFNSAVLPLRVVPPLFNRYDVGMRFDAHVDNAIRPIPGAGGMRVRTDVSSTLFLTGPDEYEGGELLLHDASGTQEIRLPAGDMIVYDTTLLHSVAPVTSGSRWASFFWTQSMVRESSRRQILFDLDQGIMNLRQRLADDDEAVLGLVNTYHNLMRQWCEL; encoded by the coding sequence ATGCTGCTGCATATTCCCGACGTGCTGACGCCTGAAGAGCTCGCCCTCTGCCGGAAGACCCTTTCGGAAGCGGACTGGTCCGATGGCAAGGCGACGGCGGGGCAGCAATCGGCCAAGGCGAAACAGAACCTGCAGGTGCCGCTGGATCATCCGGCGCACCGCGCCTTAGGTGACCTTGTCTTGCGCGCGTTGGGACGCAACGTGCTTTTCAACAGCGCCGTGCTGCCGTTACGCGTGGTGCCGCCCCTGTTCAATCGCTACGATGTCGGCATGCGCTTCGATGCGCATGTCGACAACGCCATTCGGCCCATTCCGGGCGCTGGCGGCATGCGCGTCCGCACGGATGTCTCGTCCACGTTGTTTCTGACGGGGCCGGATGAATACGAGGGCGGCGAATTGCTGCTGCACGACGCATCCGGAACGCAGGAGATCAGGCTGCCGGCGGGCGATATGATCGTCTACGATACGACGCTGCTGCACAGTGTCGCGCCAGTGACCAGCGGCAGCCGGTGGGCGTCGTTTTTCTGGACGCAGTCCATGGTTCGCGAGAGCAGCCGCCGACAGATACTTTTCGATCTGGATCAAGGTATCATGAACCTGCGTCAGCGTCTGGCGGATGATGATGAGGCTGTTCTCGGCCTGGTCAACACGTATCATAACCTGATGCGGCAATGGTGCGAACTCTGA
- the chvE gene encoding multiple monosaccharide ABC transporter substrate-binding protein, producing MRKATAVAAILALSLGGAGGMAQAQEKPTVGIAMPTKSSARWIADGNNIVKTLHQRGYQTDLQYAEDDIPNQLSQIENMVTKGDKVLVIASIDGTTLSDTLKQAAAHGVKIIAYDRLIRNSPDVAYYATFDNFKVGVLQASSLVQALGLPHAKGPFNIELFGGSPDDNNAYFFYNGAMSVLKPYIDSGKLVVQSHQTTMDKISTLRWDGAAAQARMDNILSAYYSDKHLDAVLSPYDGISIGIISSLKGVGYGSGDTKMAFVSGQDCEIPSVKAILAGDQYSSIFKDTRKLASVAADMVDAVLSGKSVQVNDTKSYNNGVKVVPAFLLDPVVVTKGNVEKTLIDSNYYTQSQIE from the coding sequence ATGAGAAAAGCTACGGCAGTTGCCGCGATTTTGGCATTATCTCTCGGGGGCGCCGGCGGCATGGCGCAGGCGCAGGAAAAGCCGACGGTCGGCATTGCCATGCCGACGAAGTCGTCGGCGCGGTGGATCGCGGACGGCAACAATATCGTCAAGACGCTGCACCAGCGAGGGTATCAGACCGATCTGCAATATGCGGAGGATGACATACCCAACCAGCTTTCGCAGATCGAAAACATGGTGACGAAGGGCGACAAGGTGCTCGTGATCGCCTCGATCGACGGCACGACGCTTTCCGATACGCTGAAGCAGGCGGCAGCCCACGGCGTCAAGATCATCGCCTATGATCGTCTGATCCGGAATTCACCGGATGTCGCCTATTACGCGACCTTCGACAATTTCAAGGTCGGGGTGCTGCAGGCGTCATCCCTGGTTCAGGCGCTGGGTCTGCCCCATGCCAAGGGACCGTTCAACATCGAACTCTTCGGCGGGTCGCCGGACGATAACAATGCCTATTTCTTCTATAACGGCGCAATGTCGGTTCTGAAGCCGTATATCGATAGTGGAAAGCTCGTGGTGCAGTCGCACCAGACGACGATGGACAAGATTTCCACGTTGCGTTGGGACGGGGCGGCGGCGCAGGCTCGAATGGATAATATCCTGAGCGCCTATTATTCGGACAAGCATCTGGATGCCGTGCTCTCGCCTTATGACGGCATCTCGATCGGTATTATCTCTTCCCTCAAAGGTGTCGGCTACGGCAGCGGCGACACCAAGATGGCTTTCGTCAGCGGTCAGGACTGCGAGATTCCGTCCGTCAAAGCCATTCTGGCGGGCGATCAATATTCATCGATCTTCAAGGATACACGCAAGCTGGCAAGTGTCGCGGCCGACATGGTGGATGCCGTCCTGAGCGGCAAATCCGTTCAGGTCAATGACACGAAGAGCTACAACAATGGCGTCAAGGTTGTTCCCGCTTTTCTGCTCGATCCGGTGGTGGTCACCAAGGGCAATGTCGAGAAGACGCTGATCGACAGCAATTACTACACGCAAAGTCAGATCGAGTAG